The Pseudoalteromonas marina genome segment CAGATAAAAGCTATGGCCTTGGCTTGGCTATTGTTGAAAAGGTCGCTGACTGGCATAACGGTACTATTTCTGTCAGCAAAAGTAAGCACTTAGGCGGAGCCTGCTTTACCCTTAGTATTACCCAGCATTATAAATCGTAAAGTATAAATTACGCGGTGTAATTAACATTTTTAAAACAAAATCAACCCATTAATTTTAATCTACTCCTAACATTTACTAAAAACAGCGCATTAATCACACCACTGGAAAACTAAATTATGTGGGATAAGCAAATAAGCACTTTTTATTTTTTTACATTTCCAGTAGATTGTCAGCGCCGTTAAAAAACAGAGAAGTATAATAATATGAGCGCAGTTAGAGGCGAGTTTAGTTCTCGCTTTGGATTTATTATGGCCGCCGCCGGCTCTGCCGTAGGTTTGGGCAACATATGGGGCTTTCCCACACAAACAGCCAGTAATGGTGGTGCCGCATTTTTAGTTGCCTATTTAGTGTTAGCTTTCTTTTTAGCTTATCCTGCGCTAATGGCCGAACTCATGATTGGTCGACACGGACAAGCTAACGCCGTCGTTTCTTTAACTAAAGTATCTAACAAACCTTGGCAAAAACACTTTGCATTTATTGTCGGCTTTGGGGGTATTTTATGCGCCGGCTTTATACTTAGTTTTTATGCTATTGTTGCAGGTTGGATGCTCAGCGCAACAGCCCAACCTATCGCCGCCTTGGCCGGAGCCGACGCAGCATCAACTTGGCTAAGCGAGCAATCACTTACTCGCAATGTTATTTTTACCCTTGTTTTTATTGTTTTAACAATAGCAATCATTAGCCGTGGTGTTGAAAACGGTATCGAAAAATGGTCAAAGCGCTTGATGCCCGCTTTATTGGGTATTTTATTTTTATTAATTGCTTATGTACTGACTCAAGAAGGTGCAATGGAAGGGTTAAAAGCCTACTTGTTACCTGACTTTTCGTCTATTTTTGACACCCAGTTGATTGTTAGCGCATTAGGTCAAGCGTTTTTCTCATTATCGCTTGGCACAAGCGTTATGATTATATACGGCTCGTATATTAGTAAAAAAGAAAACCTAGTCTCTCTCGGTGCATACGTAACGTTAATTGATGTGTTTATTGCCTT includes the following:
- a CDS encoding sodium-dependent transporter; translation: MSAVRGEFSSRFGFIMAAAGSAVGLGNIWGFPTQTASNGGAAFLVAYLVLAFFLAYPALMAELMIGRHGQANAVVSLTKVSNKPWQKHFAFIVGFGGILCAGFILSFYAIVAGWMLSATAQPIAALAGADAASTWLSEQSLTRNVIFTLVFIVLTIAIISRGVENGIEKWSKRLMPALLGILFLLIAYVLTQEGAMEGLKAYLLPDFSSIFDTQLIVSALGQAFFSLSLGTSVMIIYGSYISKKENLVSLGAYVTLIDVFIAFVAGLLIIPAMYVAQAQGVEIFSASGKLLSEDTLVFQVLPALFDGMGSVGLFVGFAFFALMSIAALTSSISMLEAPVSYAVERFALKRIQATWVIGALIAVVSITIVCNLGALFGLVITLTTKVAQPLLGLMCCIFVGWIWYRNSLLQAIQQGNPEVQTTLFWKIWPWYTKFVCPIAIGAVFVHSLLS